From the genome of Caloenas nicobarica isolate bCalNic1 chromosome 16, bCalNic1.hap1, whole genome shotgun sequence, one region includes:
- the IQCD gene encoding dynein regulatory complex protein 10: MATGDPAVCGVSSQDVKQRNKPPVEDMAAPEKATSTSNATKTFDPHQLKPDSIETERITTVLDETIAKLELSSLIRHIINSLDIFADVLGPEITNKLIEHQKLSNETEHLLASSEEGDTVRAEEQQGCLCSLEQHFKRSVRDILRLLLANPLLCRALKQESWVRELPAEEFIKAFREFRNLMLERLLTSPKEEEERIQFMQDISLQIKKTSETVRVLKAEVAAVIQTREEEIDKRVNMIQDLKTSMQELTEDSKANIQQIEQEGKKQQEEELEAYQARSARLEEEAQELEAEVDALIVEHRASELALRKRICRAEMEIANWVQKYDADMAEKQAEYEEVEAAYTEEKAELARLTEKRALLLQEYSQIEEECRRLREKEEEALKELNIRTRAATCIQAYWKGYLVRSLYSSKKKKKGKGKGKKTKK; the protein is encoded by the exons ATGGCAACTGGGGATCCAGCTGTGTGCGGAGTATCATCACAGGACGTGAAGCAAAGAAACAAGCCCCCGGTGGAGGACATGGCAGCTCCAGAGAAGGCAACGAGCACGTCAAATGCCACAAAAACATTTGATCCACATCAGTTAAAACCCGATAGCATTGAGACAGAAAGAATCACAACTGTCTTGGATGAGACGATTGCcaagctggagctgagcagtTTAATCCGACATATTATCAACAGTCTGGATATATTTGCCGATGTGCTGGGACCTGAGATCACAAACAAGCTGATCGAGCACCAAAAGCTTTCAAATGAAACTGAGCACCTGCTCGCCAGCTCTGAGGAAGGGGACACCGTGAGAGCTGAGGAACAACAGGGCTGTCTCTGCTCGCTAGAGCAACATTTTAAGCGTTCTGTTAGAGATATCCTGAGGCTCTTGCTGGCCAACCCTTTGCTTTGCAGGGCTCTGAAACAGGAATCCTGGGTGAGAGAATTACCAGCTGAAGAGTTTATCAAAGCCTTTAGGGAGTTCAGGAATTTAATGCTTGAGAGACTCCTGACTAGTCccaaggaagaggaagaaaggattCAGTTCATGCAAGACATCTCCCTGCAGATTAAGAAAACCTCTGAAACAGTCAGGGTTTTAAAGGCAGAAGTGGCAGCAGTGATCCAGACTAGAGAGGAGGAG ATTGACAAGAGGGTCAATATGATCCAAGACCTCAAAACCAGCATGCAAGAACTGACCGAAGACAGCAAGGCCAACATCCAGCAGATcgagcaggaaggaaaaaaacagcaagaagaggagctggaagcaTACCAGGCCAGGTCTGCCAGGCTAGAGGAGGAGGCTCAGGAGCTGGAAGCAGAAGTTGATGCACTTATAGTGGAGCATCGAGCATCAGAGCTGGCTCTCAGAAAG agaatctgcagagcagagatggaaatTGCAAACTGGGTCCAAAAATATGATGCAGACATGGCAGAAAAACAG GCTGAGTATGAGGAGGTTGAAGCTGCCTACACtgaggagaaggcagagctggCCCGTCTGACAGAGAAGCGCGCTCTGCTTCTTCAGGAGTATTCCCAGATTGAGGAGGAGTGCAGGAGACTtcgggagaaggaggaggaggcttTGAAAGAGTTGAACATCAGGACCCGAGCTGCCACCTGCATCCAGGCCTACTGGAAAGGCTACTTGGTCCGGTCCCTCTACAGCtccaagaagaagaagaagggcaAGGGCAAGGGCAAGAAGACCAAGAAATAA